The Mustela nigripes isolate SB6536 chromosome 4, MUSNIG.SB6536, whole genome shotgun sequence genome includes a window with the following:
- the FUT11 gene encoding alpha-(1,3)-fucosyltransferase 11 isoform X5 has translation MAAGRSGVVLAVFGVLSICTVSGSGPVAERETGGEAGWTEPWDGAVFRLPSALGAVGVARSPGTPRPGREEAVDLPVLLWWSPGLFPHFPGDSERIECARGACLASRDRRVRGHSRTRALLFYGTDFRASEAPLPRLAHQSWALLHEESPLNNFVLSHGPGIRLFNLTATFSRHSDYPLALQWLPGTAYLRRAAPPLQERAEWRRRGYAPLLYLQSHCDVPADRDRYVRELMRYIPVDSYGKCLQNRDLPTSRLRDTATATTEDPELLAFLSRYKFHLALENAICDDYMTEKLWRPMHLGAVPVYRGSPSVRDWMPNNHSIILIDDFESPQKLAEFIDFLDKNDEEYMKYLAYKQPGGITNQFLLDSLKHREWGVNDPLLPNYLNGFECFVCDHELARLEAEKAHAASPGDIPGPEPHIAQPSHMDCPVPTPGFGSVEEIPENDSHLILSTVIGTTPWYLFKNE, from the exons ATGGCGGCGGGCCGCAGCGGGGTTGTGCTTGCTGTCTTCGGAGTGCTTAGTATTTGTACGGTCAGCGGCTCTGGGCCCGTGGCTGAGAGGGAGACCGGCGGGGAGGCGGGCTGGACGGAGCCATGGGATGGTGCGGTTTTCCGGTTGCCCTCAGCGCTGGGCGCGGTCGGGGTGGCGCGCAGTCCAGGAACCCCGcggccagggagggaggaggcggtgGACTTGCCGGTGCTGCTGTGGTGGAGCCCAGGCCTATTTCCGCACTTTCCGGGCGACTCGGAGCGCATTGAGTGCGCGCGCGGTGCGTGCCTGGCGTCCCGGGACCGACGGGTGCGGGGGCACTCGCGGACGCGCGCGCTGCTCTTTTACGGCACTGACTTTCGCGCGTCTGAGGCGCCGCTGCCGCGCCTGGCACATCAGAGCTGGGCGCTTCTGCACGAGGAATCGCCCCTCAACAACTTCGTGCTGAGCCACGGGCCCGGCATCCGCCTCTTCAATCTCACTGCCACCTTCAGCCGCCATTCGGACTACCCGCTGGCGCTGCAGTGGCTCCCCGGGACCGCCTACCTGCGCCGCGCGGCGCCTCCGCTACAGGAGCGCGCCGAGTGGCGCCGCCGCGGCTACGCGCCTTTGCTCTATCTGCAGTCCCACTGCGACGTGCCTGCGGACCGGGACCGCTACGTGCGCGAGCTGATGCGTTACATCCCG GTGGATTCCTATGGGAAATGCCTGCAAAATCGGGACCTGCCCACTTCGCGGTTACGGGACACAGCCACAGCCACCACCGAAGATCCAGAGCTTTTGGCCTTCTTGTCTCGCTATAAGTTCCACTTGGCCCTCGAAAATGCCATCTGTGATGACTACATGACAGAAAAACTTTGGCGCCCCATGCATCTCGGGGCTGTGCCTGTGTATCGCGGCTCTCCTTCTGTGAGGGACTGGATGCCCAACAATCACTCCATCATCCTCATTGATGACTTTGAGTCACCTCAGAAGCTGGCAGAATTTATTGACTTTCTGGACAAGAATGATGAGGAATACATGAAATACCTGGCATATAAGCAGCCTGGGGGCATCACCAACCAGTTCCTTCTGGATAGTCTGAAGCATCGGGAGTGGGGAGTGAATGATCCTTTGCTGCCTAACTACCTCAATGGCTTCGAGTGTTTCGTCTGTGACCATGAACTGGCTCGGCTGGAGGCCGAGAAAGCTCACGCAGCCTCTCCTGGGGATATCCCTGGCCCTGAACCTCACATTGCCCAGCCCTCACACATGGATTGTCCGGTGCCCACACCTGGTTTTGGCAGTGTGGAAGAGATTCCTGAGAATGACAG CCATCTCATTCTCTCAACTGTGATTGGAACAACACCTTGGTACTTGTTTAAGAATGAG tag
- the FUT11 gene encoding alpha-(1,3)-fucosyltransferase 11 isoform X2, whose translation MAAGRSGVVLAVFGVLSICTVSGSGPVAERETGGEAGWTEPWDGAVFRLPSALGAVGVARSPGTPRPGREEAVDLPVLLWWSPGLFPHFPGDSERIECARGACLASRDRRVRGHSRTRALLFYGTDFRASEAPLPRLAHQSWALLHEESPLNNFVLSHGPGIRLFNLTATFSRHSDYPLALQWLPGTAYLRRAAPPLQERAEWRRRGYAPLLYLQSHCDVPADRDRYVRELMRYIPVDSYGKCLQNRDLPTSRLRDTATATTEDPELLAFLSRYKFHLALENAICDDYMTEKLWRPMHLGAVPVYRGSPSVRDWMPNNHSIILIDDFESPQKLAEFIDFLDKNDEEYMKYLAYKQPGGITNQFLLDSLKHREWGVNDPLLPNYLNGFECFVCDHELARLEAEKAHAASPGDIPGPEPHIAQPSHMDCPVPTPGFGSVEEIPENDSHLILSTVIGTTPWYLFKNELMKMQEPCHHPHTHSPLH comes from the exons ATGGCGGCGGGCCGCAGCGGGGTTGTGCTTGCTGTCTTCGGAGTGCTTAGTATTTGTACGGTCAGCGGCTCTGGGCCCGTGGCTGAGAGGGAGACCGGCGGGGAGGCGGGCTGGACGGAGCCATGGGATGGTGCGGTTTTCCGGTTGCCCTCAGCGCTGGGCGCGGTCGGGGTGGCGCGCAGTCCAGGAACCCCGcggccagggagggaggaggcggtgGACTTGCCGGTGCTGCTGTGGTGGAGCCCAGGCCTATTTCCGCACTTTCCGGGCGACTCGGAGCGCATTGAGTGCGCGCGCGGTGCGTGCCTGGCGTCCCGGGACCGACGGGTGCGGGGGCACTCGCGGACGCGCGCGCTGCTCTTTTACGGCACTGACTTTCGCGCGTCTGAGGCGCCGCTGCCGCGCCTGGCACATCAGAGCTGGGCGCTTCTGCACGAGGAATCGCCCCTCAACAACTTCGTGCTGAGCCACGGGCCCGGCATCCGCCTCTTCAATCTCACTGCCACCTTCAGCCGCCATTCGGACTACCCGCTGGCGCTGCAGTGGCTCCCCGGGACCGCCTACCTGCGCCGCGCGGCGCCTCCGCTACAGGAGCGCGCCGAGTGGCGCCGCCGCGGCTACGCGCCTTTGCTCTATCTGCAGTCCCACTGCGACGTGCCTGCGGACCGGGACCGCTACGTGCGCGAGCTGATGCGTTACATCCCG GTGGATTCCTATGGGAAATGCCTGCAAAATCGGGACCTGCCCACTTCGCGGTTACGGGACACAGCCACAGCCACCACCGAAGATCCAGAGCTTTTGGCCTTCTTGTCTCGCTATAAGTTCCACTTGGCCCTCGAAAATGCCATCTGTGATGACTACATGACAGAAAAACTTTGGCGCCCCATGCATCTCGGGGCTGTGCCTGTGTATCGCGGCTCTCCTTCTGTGAGGGACTGGATGCCCAACAATCACTCCATCATCCTCATTGATGACTTTGAGTCACCTCAGAAGCTGGCAGAATTTATTGACTTTCTGGACAAGAATGATGAGGAATACATGAAATACCTGGCATATAAGCAGCCTGGGGGCATCACCAACCAGTTCCTTCTGGATAGTCTGAAGCATCGGGAGTGGGGAGTGAATGATCCTTTGCTGCCTAACTACCTCAATGGCTTCGAGTGTTTCGTCTGTGACCATGAACTGGCTCGGCTGGAGGCCGAGAAAGCTCACGCAGCCTCTCCTGGGGATATCCCTGGCCCTGAACCTCACATTGCCCAGCCCTCACACATGGATTGTCCGGTGCCCACACCTGGTTTTGGCAGTGTGGAAGAGATTCCTGAGAATGACAG CCATCTCATTCTCTCAACTGTGATTGGAACAACACCTTGGTACTTGTTTAAGAATGAG ctgatGAAGATGCAGGAGCCTTGCCACCATCCCCACACTCATTCTCCCCTGCATTAA
- the FUT11 gene encoding alpha-(1,3)-fucosyltransferase 11 isoform X4: MAAGRSGVVLAVFGVLSICTVSGSGPVAERETGGEAGWTEPWDGAVFRLPSALGAVGVARSPGTPRPGREEAVDLPVLLWWSPGLFPHFPGDSERIECARGACLASRDRRVRGHSRTRALLFYGTDFRASEAPLPRLAHQSWALLHEESPLNNFVLSHGPGIRLFNLTATFSRHSDYPLALQWLPGTAYLRRAAPPLQERAEWRRRGYAPLLYLQSHCDVPADRDRYVRELMRYIPVDSYGKCLQNRDLPTSRLRDTATATTEDPELLAFLSRYKFHLALENAICDDYMTEKLWRPMHLGAVPVYRGSPSVRDWMPNNHSIILIDDFESPQKLAEFIDFLDKNDEEYMKYLAYKQPGGITNQFLLDSLKHREWGVNDPLLPNYLNGFECFVCDHELARLEAEKAHAASPGDIPGPEPHIAQPSHMDCPVPTPGFGSVEEIPENDSHLILSTVIGTTPWYLFKNEVS, from the exons ATGGCGGCGGGCCGCAGCGGGGTTGTGCTTGCTGTCTTCGGAGTGCTTAGTATTTGTACGGTCAGCGGCTCTGGGCCCGTGGCTGAGAGGGAGACCGGCGGGGAGGCGGGCTGGACGGAGCCATGGGATGGTGCGGTTTTCCGGTTGCCCTCAGCGCTGGGCGCGGTCGGGGTGGCGCGCAGTCCAGGAACCCCGcggccagggagggaggaggcggtgGACTTGCCGGTGCTGCTGTGGTGGAGCCCAGGCCTATTTCCGCACTTTCCGGGCGACTCGGAGCGCATTGAGTGCGCGCGCGGTGCGTGCCTGGCGTCCCGGGACCGACGGGTGCGGGGGCACTCGCGGACGCGCGCGCTGCTCTTTTACGGCACTGACTTTCGCGCGTCTGAGGCGCCGCTGCCGCGCCTGGCACATCAGAGCTGGGCGCTTCTGCACGAGGAATCGCCCCTCAACAACTTCGTGCTGAGCCACGGGCCCGGCATCCGCCTCTTCAATCTCACTGCCACCTTCAGCCGCCATTCGGACTACCCGCTGGCGCTGCAGTGGCTCCCCGGGACCGCCTACCTGCGCCGCGCGGCGCCTCCGCTACAGGAGCGCGCCGAGTGGCGCCGCCGCGGCTACGCGCCTTTGCTCTATCTGCAGTCCCACTGCGACGTGCCTGCGGACCGGGACCGCTACGTGCGCGAGCTGATGCGTTACATCCCG GTGGATTCCTATGGGAAATGCCTGCAAAATCGGGACCTGCCCACTTCGCGGTTACGGGACACAGCCACAGCCACCACCGAAGATCCAGAGCTTTTGGCCTTCTTGTCTCGCTATAAGTTCCACTTGGCCCTCGAAAATGCCATCTGTGATGACTACATGACAGAAAAACTTTGGCGCCCCATGCATCTCGGGGCTGTGCCTGTGTATCGCGGCTCTCCTTCTGTGAGGGACTGGATGCCCAACAATCACTCCATCATCCTCATTGATGACTTTGAGTCACCTCAGAAGCTGGCAGAATTTATTGACTTTCTGGACAAGAATGATGAGGAATACATGAAATACCTGGCATATAAGCAGCCTGGGGGCATCACCAACCAGTTCCTTCTGGATAGTCTGAAGCATCGGGAGTGGGGAGTGAATGATCCTTTGCTGCCTAACTACCTCAATGGCTTCGAGTGTTTCGTCTGTGACCATGAACTGGCTCGGCTGGAGGCCGAGAAAGCTCACGCAGCCTCTCCTGGGGATATCCCTGGCCCTGAACCTCACATTGCCCAGCCCTCACACATGGATTGTCCGGTGCCCACACCTGGTTTTGGCAGTGTGGAAGAGATTCCTGAGAATGACAG CCATCTCATTCTCTCAACTGTGATTGGAACAACACCTTGGTACTTGTTTAAGAATGAGGTAAG ctga
- the FUT11 gene encoding alpha-(1,3)-fucosyltransferase 11 isoform X1: protein MAAGRSGVVLAVFGVLSICTVSGSGPVAERETGGEAGWTEPWDGAVFRLPSALGAVGVARSPGTPRPGREEAVDLPVLLWWSPGLFPHFPGDSERIECARGACLASRDRRVRGHSRTRALLFYGTDFRASEAPLPRLAHQSWALLHEESPLNNFVLSHGPGIRLFNLTATFSRHSDYPLALQWLPGTAYLRRAAPPLQERAEWRRRGYAPLLYLQSHCDVPADRDRYVRELMRYIPVDSYGKCLQNRDLPTSRLRDTATATTEDPELLAFLSRYKFHLALENAICDDYMTEKLWRPMHLGAVPVYRGSPSVRDWMPNNHSIILIDDFESPQKLAEFIDFLDKNDEEYMKYLAYKQPGGITNQFLLDSLKHREWGVNDPLLPNYLNGFECFVCDHELARLEAEKAHAASPGDIPGPEPHIAQPSHMDCPVPTPGFGSVEEIPENDSWKEMWLQDYWQGLDQGEALTAMIHNNETKQMKFWDYLHEIFMKRIQNL, encoded by the exons ATGGCGGCGGGCCGCAGCGGGGTTGTGCTTGCTGTCTTCGGAGTGCTTAGTATTTGTACGGTCAGCGGCTCTGGGCCCGTGGCTGAGAGGGAGACCGGCGGGGAGGCGGGCTGGACGGAGCCATGGGATGGTGCGGTTTTCCGGTTGCCCTCAGCGCTGGGCGCGGTCGGGGTGGCGCGCAGTCCAGGAACCCCGcggccagggagggaggaggcggtgGACTTGCCGGTGCTGCTGTGGTGGAGCCCAGGCCTATTTCCGCACTTTCCGGGCGACTCGGAGCGCATTGAGTGCGCGCGCGGTGCGTGCCTGGCGTCCCGGGACCGACGGGTGCGGGGGCACTCGCGGACGCGCGCGCTGCTCTTTTACGGCACTGACTTTCGCGCGTCTGAGGCGCCGCTGCCGCGCCTGGCACATCAGAGCTGGGCGCTTCTGCACGAGGAATCGCCCCTCAACAACTTCGTGCTGAGCCACGGGCCCGGCATCCGCCTCTTCAATCTCACTGCCACCTTCAGCCGCCATTCGGACTACCCGCTGGCGCTGCAGTGGCTCCCCGGGACCGCCTACCTGCGCCGCGCGGCGCCTCCGCTACAGGAGCGCGCCGAGTGGCGCCGCCGCGGCTACGCGCCTTTGCTCTATCTGCAGTCCCACTGCGACGTGCCTGCGGACCGGGACCGCTACGTGCGCGAGCTGATGCGTTACATCCCG GTGGATTCCTATGGGAAATGCCTGCAAAATCGGGACCTGCCCACTTCGCGGTTACGGGACACAGCCACAGCCACCACCGAAGATCCAGAGCTTTTGGCCTTCTTGTCTCGCTATAAGTTCCACTTGGCCCTCGAAAATGCCATCTGTGATGACTACATGACAGAAAAACTTTGGCGCCCCATGCATCTCGGGGCTGTGCCTGTGTATCGCGGCTCTCCTTCTGTGAGGGACTGGATGCCCAACAATCACTCCATCATCCTCATTGATGACTTTGAGTCACCTCAGAAGCTGGCAGAATTTATTGACTTTCTGGACAAGAATGATGAGGAATACATGAAATACCTGGCATATAAGCAGCCTGGGGGCATCACCAACCAGTTCCTTCTGGATAGTCTGAAGCATCGGGAGTGGGGAGTGAATGATCCTTTGCTGCCTAACTACCTCAATGGCTTCGAGTGTTTCGTCTGTGACCATGAACTGGCTCGGCTGGAGGCCGAGAAAGCTCACGCAGCCTCTCCTGGGGATATCCCTGGCCCTGAACCTCACATTGCCCAGCCCTCACACATGGATTGTCCGGTGCCCACACCTGGTTTTGGCAGTGTGGAAGAGATTCCTGAGAATGACAG CTGGAAGGAGATGTGGCTGCAAGATTATTGGCAAGGTCTGGACCAGGGGGAAGCTCTCACTGCCATGATCCACAACAATGAGACAAAGCAGATGAAATTTTGGGATTATCTACACGAGATCTTCATGAAAAGGATCCAAAATCTCTAA
- the FUT11 gene encoding alpha-(1,3)-fucosyltransferase 11 isoform X3, with protein sequence MAAGRSGVVLAVFGVLSICTVSGSGPVAERETGGEAGWTEPWDGAVFRLPSALGAVGVARSPGTPRPGREEAVDLPVLLWWSPGLFPHFPGDSERIECARGACLASRDRRVRGHSRTRALLFYGTDFRASEAPLPRLAHQSWALLHEESPLNNFVLSHGPGIRLFNLTATFSRHSDYPLALQWLPGTAYLRRAAPPLQERAEWRRRGYAPLLYLQSHCDVPADRDRYVRELMRYIPVDSYGKCLQNRDLPTSRLRDTATATTEDPELLAFLSRYKFHLALENAICDDYMTEKLWRPMHLGAVPVYRGSPSVRDWMPNNHSIILIDDFESPQKLAEFIDFLDKNDEEYMKYLAYKQPGGITNQFLLDSLKHREWGVNDPLLPNYLNGFECFVCDHELARLEAEKAHAASPGDIPGPEPHIAQPSHMDCPVPTPGFGSVEEIPENDSHLILSTVIGTTPWYLFKNEVSS encoded by the exons ATGGCGGCGGGCCGCAGCGGGGTTGTGCTTGCTGTCTTCGGAGTGCTTAGTATTTGTACGGTCAGCGGCTCTGGGCCCGTGGCTGAGAGGGAGACCGGCGGGGAGGCGGGCTGGACGGAGCCATGGGATGGTGCGGTTTTCCGGTTGCCCTCAGCGCTGGGCGCGGTCGGGGTGGCGCGCAGTCCAGGAACCCCGcggccagggagggaggaggcggtgGACTTGCCGGTGCTGCTGTGGTGGAGCCCAGGCCTATTTCCGCACTTTCCGGGCGACTCGGAGCGCATTGAGTGCGCGCGCGGTGCGTGCCTGGCGTCCCGGGACCGACGGGTGCGGGGGCACTCGCGGACGCGCGCGCTGCTCTTTTACGGCACTGACTTTCGCGCGTCTGAGGCGCCGCTGCCGCGCCTGGCACATCAGAGCTGGGCGCTTCTGCACGAGGAATCGCCCCTCAACAACTTCGTGCTGAGCCACGGGCCCGGCATCCGCCTCTTCAATCTCACTGCCACCTTCAGCCGCCATTCGGACTACCCGCTGGCGCTGCAGTGGCTCCCCGGGACCGCCTACCTGCGCCGCGCGGCGCCTCCGCTACAGGAGCGCGCCGAGTGGCGCCGCCGCGGCTACGCGCCTTTGCTCTATCTGCAGTCCCACTGCGACGTGCCTGCGGACCGGGACCGCTACGTGCGCGAGCTGATGCGTTACATCCCG GTGGATTCCTATGGGAAATGCCTGCAAAATCGGGACCTGCCCACTTCGCGGTTACGGGACACAGCCACAGCCACCACCGAAGATCCAGAGCTTTTGGCCTTCTTGTCTCGCTATAAGTTCCACTTGGCCCTCGAAAATGCCATCTGTGATGACTACATGACAGAAAAACTTTGGCGCCCCATGCATCTCGGGGCTGTGCCTGTGTATCGCGGCTCTCCTTCTGTGAGGGACTGGATGCCCAACAATCACTCCATCATCCTCATTGATGACTTTGAGTCACCTCAGAAGCTGGCAGAATTTATTGACTTTCTGGACAAGAATGATGAGGAATACATGAAATACCTGGCATATAAGCAGCCTGGGGGCATCACCAACCAGTTCCTTCTGGATAGTCTGAAGCATCGGGAGTGGGGAGTGAATGATCCTTTGCTGCCTAACTACCTCAATGGCTTCGAGTGTTTCGTCTGTGACCATGAACTGGCTCGGCTGGAGGCCGAGAAAGCTCACGCAGCCTCTCCTGGGGATATCCCTGGCCCTGAACCTCACATTGCCCAGCCCTCACACATGGATTGTCCGGTGCCCACACCTGGTTTTGGCAGTGTGGAAGAGATTCCTGAGAATGACAG CCATCTCATTCTCTCAACTGTGATTGGAACAACACCTTGGTACTTGTTTAAGAATGAGGTAAG tagctga